The Oryza glaberrima chromosome 9, OglaRS2, whole genome shotgun sequence genome includes a window with the following:
- the LOC127783600 gene encoding uncharacterized protein LOC127783600: MRSSATAAAEAAEADQSRAMYELCALLLTVLRAWPEEGGGRGAAAWPRQVTAAGVASMLLGASVALMLCGSVTFMLGFFLMPWVIGLACVFLLVGFVTNLSVIWRAILWPASCSSSPKVASTWYIFSKPPFMSYM; the protein is encoded by the exons atgaggtcgtcggcgacggcggcggcggaggcggcggaggctgaCCAGTCGAGGGCGATGTACGAGCTGTGCGCGCTGCTGCTGACGGTGCTCCGGGCGTGGCCGGAGGAAGGGGGcgggcggggggcggcggcgtggccgcggcaggtgacggcggcgggggtggcgtcGATGCTGCTGGGGGCGTCGGTGGCGCTGATGCTGTGCGGGTCGGTGACCTTCATGCTGGGGTTCTTCCTCATGCCCTGGGTCATCGGCCTCGCCtgcgtcttcctcctcgtcgggtTCGTCACCAACCTGTCCGTGATCTGGAGGGCCATCCTCTGGCCCGCCTCGTGCTCCTCCTCGCCCAAGGTGGCCTCCACAT GGTATATATTTTCCAAGCCTCCATTCATGTCCTACATGTGA
- the LOC127784414 gene encoding peroxidase 73-like — MERRGSPYGVAAAAAVVVVAMAAAAGGEAARLSPEHYRSTCPGVESVVRSVVARKVKETFVTVPATLRLFFHDCFVEGCDASVMIASRGNDAEKDSPDNLSLAGDGFDTVVRAKAAVEKKCPGVVSCADILAIAARDVVAMSSGPRWTVELGRLDGLVSKSGGVAGKLPGPDMRVKDLAAIFAKNNLTVLDMVALSGAHTVGFAHCTRFAGRLYGRVGGGVDPSYDPAYARQLMAACPRDVAPTIAVNMDPITPAAFDNAYYANLAGGLGLFTSDQELYADAASRPAVTGFAKNQTLFFEAFKEAMVKLGRVGVKSGKHGEIRRDCTAFN, encoded by the exons ATGGAGCGACGTGGTAGCCCGtacggcgtcgcggcggcggcggcggtggtggtggtggcaatggcggcggcggccggcggcgaggcggcgaggctgTCGCCGGAGCACTACCGGTCGACGTGCCCCGGCGTGGAGTCCGTCGTGCGGTCGGTGGTGGCGAGGAAGGTGAAGGAGACCTTCGTCACCGTCCCGGCCACGCtccgcctcttcttccacgactgcttcgtcgag GGGTGTGACGCGTCGGTCATGATCGCGTCGCGGGGCAACGACGCCGAGAAGGACTCGCCGGACAACCTGTCGCTCGCCGGCGATGGCTTCGACACGGTGGTGCGCGCCAAGGCGGCGGTCGAGAAGAAGTGCCCCGGCGtggtctcctgcgccgacatcctcgccatcgccgccaggGACGTCGTCGCCATG TCGTCCGGCCCACGCTGGACCGTCGAGCTCGGCCGGCTAGACGGCCTCGTCTCCAAgtccggcggcgtcgccggcaagCTGCCGGGCCCGGACATGCGCGTCAAGGACCTCGCCGCCATATTCGCCAAGAACAACCTCACCGTGCTCGACATGGTGGCGCTCTCCGGCGCGCACACCGTCGGCTTCGCGCACTGCACGCGCTTCGCCGGCCGGCTGTacggccgcgtcggcggcggcgtggacccGTCCTACGACCCGGCGTACGCGCGGCAGCTGATGGCGGCGTGCCCGCGCGACGTCGCGCCGACCATCGCCGTCAACATGGACCCCATCACCCCGGCCGCCTTCGACAACGCCTACTACGccaacctcgccggcggcctcggCCTGTTCACCTCCGACCAGGAGCTCTACGCCGACGCCGCGTCGCGGCCGGCGGTGACCGGCTTCGCCAAGAACCAGACGCTCTTCTTCGAGGCGTTCAAGGAGGCTATGGTCAAGCTTGGCAGGGTCGGAGTCAAGTCCGGGAAGCATGGAGAGATCAGAAGAGACTGCACAGCTTTCAACTGA